One window from the genome of Candidatus Didemnitutus sp. encodes:
- a CDS encoding nucleotidyltransferase family protein, with amino-acid sequence MLPTDLPVALLAGGRATRLGAITKTIPKLLVEVVGEPFFNHQLRLLRAAGLTRIVLCIGHLGDQIVERYGDGAAWGMKIDYSFDGEKLLGTGGALIRALPKLGDAFYVLYGDSYLPIDYAAVGRAFLASGQPALMTVFENHGAYDTSNVWFADGRIQLYSKTEKLPQMHHIDYGLSLFRAAAFADAPRDAVVDLAAVQSALSRRGQLAGFELTQRFYEIGSPSGLAELDQLLRASPANSDHSAPPPGS; translated from the coding sequence ATGCTCCCAACCGATCTCCCCGTCGCCCTCCTCGCCGGTGGCCGCGCCACCCGGCTCGGCGCGATTACCAAGACCATTCCCAAACTCCTCGTCGAGGTCGTGGGCGAACCGTTTTTCAATCACCAGCTGCGTCTGCTCCGCGCCGCGGGCCTGACGCGAATCGTCCTCTGCATCGGCCACCTCGGCGACCAGATCGTCGAGCGCTACGGCGACGGCGCCGCGTGGGGCATGAAGATCGATTACTCCTTCGACGGCGAAAAACTCCTCGGCACCGGCGGTGCGCTCATCCGCGCGCTCCCGAAACTCGGCGACGCGTTTTATGTGCTCTACGGCGATTCCTACCTCCCCATCGACTACGCTGCCGTCGGCCGCGCGTTCCTCGCCTCCGGTCAACCGGCGCTCATGACCGTTTTCGAAAACCACGGCGCCTACGACACCAGTAACGTCTGGTTCGCCGATGGCCGCATCCAGCTCTATTCGAAAACGGAAAAGCTCCCGCAGATGCACCACATCGACTACGGCCTGAGCCTGTTCCGCGCCGCCGCCTTCGCCGATGCGCCGCGCGATGCCGTGGTCGACCTCGCCGCCGTGCAATCCGCCCTCAGCCGCCGCGGCCAGCTCGCGGGCTTCGAACTCACTCAGCGTTTCTACGAGATCGGCTCGCCCTCCGGCCTCGCCGAACTCGACCAACTCCTCCGCGCGTCACCCGCCAACTCCGACCACTCCGCGCCGCCTCCCGGCAGCTGA
- a CDS encoding class I SAM-dependent methyltransferase, whose amino-acid sequence MPAPEPSAISSSTLPPHAEFDEQAYLQLHPDIARGVAAGRIESGWSHFARAGFAEGRAWLRQPDPFAGVNREISSGDTMFRGNAAHYFAAGASARQCVFSALATGRRAPAAVRRILDLPSGHGRVLRFLRRDFPAAEIVACDLDRAGVDYCARTFGAVPVYSDVNLAALTALGQFDLIWCGSLLTHLDATRSAEFLRFFQQHLAPRGILVFTLHGRPCQRELAAGKNRHGLDDAQIATLLRDYDASGCAYVDYRDASGYGFSLMHPHFVTRTLLDPGWQLLSYHEAGWDERQDAIALQLNTPLT is encoded by the coding sequence GTGCCCGCTCCCGAGCCCTCCGCCATCTCTTCCTCGACGCTCCCGCCTCACGCCGAGTTCGACGAGCAGGCCTATCTGCAACTCCATCCCGACATCGCCCGAGGCGTCGCCGCCGGACGCATCGAGTCCGGCTGGTCGCACTTCGCTCGCGCCGGCTTCGCCGAAGGCCGCGCTTGGCTCCGCCAACCCGATCCGTTCGCCGGCGTGAACCGCGAAATCTCCTCCGGCGACACGATGTTCCGCGGCAACGCCGCGCACTATTTCGCCGCCGGTGCATCCGCGCGCCAGTGCGTCTTCTCCGCCCTCGCCACCGGCCGCCGCGCTCCCGCTGCCGTGCGTCGCATTCTTGATCTGCCCAGCGGCCACGGCCGCGTGCTGCGTTTCCTGCGCCGGGATTTTCCCGCAGCCGAGATCGTCGCCTGCGACCTCGACCGCGCCGGCGTCGACTACTGCGCGCGCACCTTCGGCGCCGTGCCGGTCTATTCCGACGTCAACCTCGCCGCCCTGACCGCGCTCGGCCAGTTCGATCTCATCTGGTGCGGTTCGCTGCTCACCCATCTCGATGCGACGCGCAGTGCGGAGTTTCTGCGCTTCTTCCAACAGCACCTCGCGCCGCGCGGCATCCTCGTCTTCACCCTCCACGGCCGACCCTGCCAGCGCGAACTCGCCGCCGGCAAAAACCGCCACGGCCTCGACGACGCGCAGATCGCCACCCTGCTCCGCGACTACGACGCCAGCGGCTGCGCCTACGTCGACTATCGCGACGCGTCTGGTTACGGTTTCAGCCTGATGCATCCCCATTTCGTCACGCGCACGCTGCTCGATCCCGGCTGGCAACTCCTCAGCTACCACGAAGCCGGCTGGGACGAACGCCAAGACGCCATCGCCCTCCAACTCAACACCCCGCTCACGTAG
- a CDS encoding SIS domain-containing protein: protein MSYAAQHLRETAEIVSRLNPDDCEKCVAELRAARDRGGRLFILGVGGSAANASHAVNDFRKIAGLETYAPTDNVSELTARTNDEGWATVFVEWLRTSRLNAKDCVMVFSVGGGNLEQNVSPNLVIALQLAQQVGARIIGIVGKDGGYTAKVAHACVVVPVVNPANITPHSEAFQAVVWHLFVSHPNLKIAQTKWESVAATKP, encoded by the coding sequence ATGTCCTACGCCGCCCAACACCTCCGCGAAACCGCCGAGATCGTCTCGCGCCTCAATCCCGACGACTGTGAAAAGTGCGTCGCCGAACTCCGCGCCGCCCGCGACCGCGGCGGCCGCCTCTTCATCCTCGGCGTCGGCGGCAGCGCGGCGAACGCCTCGCACGCCGTGAACGATTTTCGCAAGATCGCCGGCCTCGAAACCTACGCCCCGACCGACAACGTCTCCGAACTCACCGCGCGCACCAACGACGAGGGCTGGGCCACCGTCTTCGTCGAATGGCTCCGCACCTCGCGCCTCAACGCAAAGGACTGTGTCATGGTGTTCTCCGTCGGCGGCGGCAACCTCGAGCAAAACGTCTCGCCCAATCTCGTCATCGCGCTGCAACTCGCGCAACAAGTCGGCGCGCGCATCATCGGCATCGTCGGCAAGGACGGTGGCTACACCGCCAAAGTCGCTCACGCCTGCGTCGTCGTCCCGGTCGTGAATCCCGCGAACATCACGCCGCACTCCGAAGCCTTCCAAGCCGTCGTCTGGCACCTCTTCGTCTCGCACCCCAACCTCAAGATCGCGCAGACGAAATGGGAATCCGTCGCTGCGACCAAACCCTGA
- a CDS encoding HAD-IIIA family hydrolase — MAAAPALCPAVFLDRDGTLNAPVVRDGAPYPPATLDDFVLLPGVPEACRALHAAGFVLVVATNQPDVGRGTTPAALVEAMHARLHALIPEIARIEVCIAPGQGIAHPENRRRKPEPGMLLDAAAALGLDLSRSWMIGDRWRDIDCGARAGVHTVFLDLGYREELRAAPDFTAPNLSAAARIILANPRP; from the coding sequence ATGGCCGCCGCTCCCGCGCTTTGCCCCGCCGTTTTCCTCGATCGCGACGGCACGCTGAACGCCCCCGTCGTGCGCGACGGCGCGCCCTACCCGCCGGCCACGCTCGACGATTTCGTTCTCCTGCCCGGCGTCCCCGAAGCGTGTCGCGCACTCCACGCCGCCGGCTTTGTGCTCGTCGTCGCCACCAACCAGCCCGACGTCGGCCGCGGCACCACGCCCGCGGCGCTCGTCGAGGCCATGCACGCCCGATTGCACGCCCTGATCCCCGAGATCGCACGCATCGAGGTCTGCATCGCACCCGGTCAAGGCATCGCGCACCCGGAAAATCGCCGCCGCAAACCTGAACCCGGCATGCTGCTCGACGCCGCCGCCGCGCTCGGACTCGACCTCTCGCGCTCGTGGATGATCGGCGACCGCTGGCGCGACATCGACTGCGGCGCCCGCGCCGGCGTGCACACCGTTTTCCTGGACCTCGGCTACCGGGAAGAACTTCGCGCCGCACCCGACTTTACCGCTCCTAATCTCTCCGCCGCCGCGCGAATCATCCTCGCCAACCCGCGCCCCTGA
- a CDS encoding transaldolase: protein MPGLSDLPIKIFADGADKAGIVDLYGKPYIKGLTTNPTLMKKAGITDYEAFSRDILTVVTAKPISLEVFADDFPEMRRQALKLAALAPNVYVKIPITNTRSESAAPLIRELSAAGVQLNVTAILTLDQVRTVAAALNPAVPSVVSIFAGRIADTGVDPMPLMREARTLLADQPKAELLWASVREVLNIVQAGQCGCDIVTVTHDVLAKAAKMLGMDLAALSLDTVKMFAHDAASAGYRL, encoded by the coding sequence ATGCCCGGGCTCTCCGACCTCCCAATCAAGATCTTCGCCGACGGCGCCGATAAGGCCGGCATCGTCGACCTCTACGGCAAACCCTACATCAAGGGTCTCACTACGAACCCCACCTTGATGAAGAAGGCCGGCATCACCGACTACGAAGCCTTCTCCCGCGACATCCTCACCGTCGTCACCGCCAAGCCGATCTCTCTCGAGGTGTTCGCTGACGATTTCCCCGAGATGCGCCGCCAAGCCCTCAAGCTCGCCGCACTCGCGCCCAACGTCTACGTCAAGATCCCGATCACCAACACGCGCTCCGAGTCCGCCGCCCCGCTCATCCGCGAACTCTCCGCTGCCGGCGTGCAACTCAACGTCACCGCGATCCTCACGCTCGACCAGGTCCGCACCGTCGCCGCCGCGCTCAATCCCGCCGTGCCCTCGGTCGTCTCCATTTTTGCCGGCCGCATCGCCGATACCGGCGTCGACCCGATGCCCCTGATGCGCGAAGCCCGCACGCTGCTCGCCGACCAGCCGAAGGCGGAGCTCCTCTGGGCCAGTGTCCGCGAAGTGCTCAACATCGTCCAAGCCGGACAATGCGGTTGCGACATCGTCACGGTCACGCACGACGTCCTCGCCAAAGCCGCCAAGATGCTCGGCATGGACCTCGCTGCCCTCTCGCTCGACACCGTGAAAATGTTCGCCCACGACGCCGCCAGCGCCGGTTACCGTCTCTAA
- a CDS encoding immunoglobulin domain-containing protein yields the protein MSAQQITLQPSPAAITAPEGYVFTLQAAGANNLSVRWYLNGAPAPGALSTENTYTATLSPSTAGNYTFRVIGGQSTVESDPIPVLIGGSASAGSNLPSQATVLEGRPFSLQAALPGGSATYQWYKNDSPIPSADSYLLRLLNVQQSQAGTYFCRITNGQTSIDTPPSTITVAPTTPTVRLTGASRYPVAVWPAIPTEMSGVLLLATADGTGPLQFSWAQNGSPLAQAHGPWLETGVTVASAAAPITVTASNTQGESSASSDLKFGNPIAVAPSAPIDRRLPSSRVVRPGERVVMEADVYGSVPLQYQWYKGDTSIPGATNRSYVLPSVGSDDASSYRIEVVNSVGTTRFPARRLILSADNSWENFTALTQHDLNAVAVGAGIFVAVGNHGAILTSANGSDWSRPTSPTSADLRSVVHGAGRFVAVGDGGTVLTSANGSEWTVQPAMTAENINAAAYADGRFVIAGARGFVATAADGLNWTPSDTGQSTIDYTYATAGESKWLVGNSAFYATTTDGQHWNPRENPIRNHDIASVRWVSDHFELFVGIDHARSLDGIAWWTEDVSVPNGHVSDIVSFQGVKIFVGQEGLQYTEASHLVNTDSSPPGRWLAVATSADLAVAVGRSGQIAISADGKHWTMALSSLGNRKLGAVKTAANGTLVALSEYGDLFVSPNGANWIPTSLPAKPNSDRAFSSVDGKLFVRTVDNRIFSTTDASVWTALPGTGLQLPMAAGPGRYISLEGQPAYSDDGGLTWRAGTFSNSNAPTSGCIGAVYGNNCYVAGFGLNGGIARSSDGATWTVTQPAISVRSVAFGNGLFIALADSDEGLILTSPDGSTWHWADLEVGTLNKIRFLNGKFYAAGAGDVLLSSSDGTTWTGENVDGRGWLDIAATGQSYVLVGDNGATLVKNVVHTPPLIVHQSASRNVIAPGDSLTLSVSSAGTGGTRTYQWTRNGLPIPGATTDQLTLANATALDSGYYLASITDRDGTTVSSPIFVNVAPLAAQLHAWGSATSGATTVPPGVNDATSVAAAGSHAVALRQDGTVIAWGSNVHGESTVPGDLSGIVAVAAGQSHTLALRQDGVVVAWGDNSHSQCAVPAGLKPVVAVAAGGDQSLALQSDGTIATWGLTYPNQIAALAGVTDVIAIAAGSDHALALRANGSIIAWGDTTTDSALRTLTPPPASPAVKALAASGHHSIFLRADGTIATTGDTASGQGNVPSISAPIIAVAAGNGHNLALDSTGRLVAWGSNAAHESNVPTWLSETWAAAAGDQFSIALRVATNDSPPAISSSPTRQYAANGGTVTFTVIASGSGELTYRWERRDSTIADSVETLSDNATYSGTSTNALTITGVSSATEKYRFSCYVSNRVGTQQSGSGDVRIITAPTVTLASSLSAALGGNAQLSASVGSLAPTTFQWKRDGVEIPGATQPTLNLVGLTSADSGAYTLTATNPAGSVTSAPLNFTAAPAYGVTSASAGSAHSVFVRYDHTLWGMGSNNYNVLSPSFVSSLYPWPVRLATEVLQAAAGDGYTAIVGTDHSLGWIGRGFPTDTGSGSTSVYLQRHAIDTGVEFVSAASTHLVYLKTDGTAWAFGRNDRGQLGTGNTSTPSNPVSLASGVRSVLAAGKSTFIVKLDGTLWACGDNQSGQLGTGDTVGAVSLRQIATNVTAVAAGDLHTVFLKADGSLWGMGHNFSGELGPNVPRTVIQNYVAGPPQATPVQLASNVTQIAAGPYITLYRLADGTTWATGRNADSQLGDGTSTTPATPVSVTGGNLSVSSIGTAQTLMVRANGELWSNGLNLNAELGDGTTDRRNSPVRIAGGPLALVDVPSISSSPQSVIVAPGQSATFSVSATSAATLTYQWRRNQVPLSGAQSATLTLSQVGTGDAGAYDVVVGNGANSVTSAAATLKLAQTLTFAPPVDLHFTLDPVSLSASSDSGLPVTLALTSGPASWDGSQLHLTGIGTVTIQATQNGNEIWAAAAPITRSFASLSSFASWQLATFGTNDAAVAGPNIAPARDGLTNLLRYALGLPAGTAALPALPTVSKTETEWVYRFTKPVSVTDVTVVVEVSTDMVHWTPRDAQVSSDGTTETWTVTCPTTQPCAFFRVRVDAAW from the coding sequence TTGTCCGCGCAACAGATCACCCTGCAACCCAGCCCCGCTGCGATTACCGCGCCGGAGGGGTATGTGTTCACCCTACAGGCCGCCGGCGCGAACAATCTCTCGGTGCGCTGGTATCTCAACGGGGCGCCGGCTCCCGGCGCGCTCAGCACGGAGAATACATATACCGCCACCCTCAGTCCGTCGACCGCCGGCAACTATACTTTCAGGGTGATTGGCGGCCAATCCACGGTGGAATCGGATCCAATCCCTGTCCTGATCGGCGGCTCGGCCTCCGCCGGGAGCAACCTCCCGAGCCAGGCGACCGTCTTGGAAGGACGCCCTTTCTCGCTGCAAGCGGCGCTGCCCGGCGGCTCTGCGACCTACCAATGGTATAAGAACGACAGTCCAATCCCCAGCGCCGACTCTTACCTCCTTCGACTGCTGAACGTCCAGCAAAGCCAGGCCGGCACCTATTTTTGCCGCATCACCAACGGGCAGACGTCGATCGACACTCCTCCTTCCACGATCACTGTGGCTCCGACGACGCCCACGGTGCGCTTGACGGGGGCCAGCCGTTACCCGGTCGCGGTCTGGCCCGCGATACCCACCGAGATGTCGGGCGTGCTCCTGCTGGCCACCGCGGACGGAACGGGGCCGCTGCAATTTTCGTGGGCCCAAAATGGCTCTCCCCTGGCGCAAGCGCACGGTCCGTGGTTGGAAACCGGTGTCACGGTCGCTTCCGCCGCTGCGCCGATCACCGTTACTGCCAGCAACACGCAGGGTGAAAGCTCTGCCTCATCCGACCTCAAATTCGGCAATCCGATAGCTGTCGCTCCCTCCGCACCGATCGACCGGCGGCTACCGTCCTCTCGAGTGGTGCGACCAGGCGAGCGCGTCGTCATGGAAGCGGACGTCTACGGATCAGTGCCGCTGCAATACCAATGGTATAAAGGTGACACCTCCATCCCCGGTGCCACGAATCGTTCTTATGTCCTTCCTTCAGTGGGCAGCGACGACGCGAGTTCCTACCGAATCGAAGTCGTCAATTCCGTCGGCACCACCCGCTTTCCCGCCCGCCGCCTGATTCTGTCCGCAGACAACTCTTGGGAGAATTTCACCGCCCTCACCCAACACGATCTGAACGCGGTTGCCGTAGGCGCGGGCATCTTCGTCGCGGTCGGCAATCACGGTGCCATCTTGACCTCAGCCAACGGCTCCGACTGGAGTCGACCGACATCGCCGACGAGCGCAGATTTGCGCAGCGTCGTCCATGGCGCCGGCCGGTTCGTGGCAGTCGGCGACGGCGGCACGGTCCTGACTTCCGCCAACGGTTCCGAGTGGACAGTGCAGCCCGCCATGACCGCCGAAAACATCAATGCGGCCGCCTACGCCGACGGACGGTTCGTGATTGCGGGCGCGCGCGGATTCGTCGCGACGGCCGCCGATGGTCTCAATTGGACCCCAAGCGATACGGGCCAGAGCACGATCGACTACACCTACGCGACGGCCGGCGAAAGCAAATGGCTGGTGGGCAACAGCGCATTCTACGCCACCACTACGGATGGCCAGCATTGGAATCCCCGCGAGAATCCGATCCGAAACCACGACATCGCAAGCGTGCGATGGGTCAGCGATCACTTCGAATTGTTCGTTGGAATTGACCACGCCCGCTCGCTCGACGGGATCGCATGGTGGACCGAGGACGTAAGTGTGCCGAACGGCCACGTATCCGACATCGTTTCGTTTCAGGGCGTGAAGATTTTCGTCGGGCAAGAAGGGCTTCAATACACTGAAGCTTCTCACTTGGTGAACACGGATTCGTCTCCTCCCGGCCGGTGGCTGGCCGTGGCGACTTCAGCCGATCTCGCGGTCGCCGTCGGCCGCTCCGGCCAAATCGCGATCAGCGCCGACGGCAAACATTGGACGATGGCACTGTCGAGCTTGGGCAACAGGAAACTGGGCGCGGTAAAGACCGCCGCGAACGGCACCTTGGTCGCGCTGAGCGAATACGGAGACCTCTTTGTCTCGCCCAACGGCGCCAACTGGATCCCGACTTCACTGCCCGCAAAACCGAACAGTGACCGCGCGTTCTCCTCTGTGGACGGGAAGCTGTTCGTGAGAACCGTCGACAACCGAATCTTCAGCACGACCGATGCCTCCGTCTGGACTGCGCTGCCGGGCACCGGTCTTCAGCTTCCGATGGCCGCCGGTCCCGGACGCTACATCTCTCTCGAAGGCCAGCCTGCCTACTCCGACGATGGCGGCCTGACTTGGCGTGCAGGCACTTTCAGCAACAGCAACGCACCGACGAGCGGTTGCATCGGCGCCGTCTACGGCAACAACTGCTACGTCGCCGGCTTTGGTTTGAATGGCGGCATCGCGCGCTCGTCCGACGGAGCAACTTGGACCGTGACGCAGCCCGCGATCTCCGTGCGCTCCGTCGCTTTCGGCAACGGCCTGTTCATCGCCCTGGCCGATTCCGATGAAGGACTGATTTTAACCTCCCCGGACGGCAGCACTTGGCATTGGGCAGACCTCGAAGTCGGCACGTTGAATAAGATTCGCTTCCTCAACGGAAAATTCTACGCGGCCGGTGCCGGCGACGTGTTGTTGTCCTCATCCGACGGCACGACCTGGACGGGAGAGAATGTCGACGGGCGTGGCTGGCTCGACATCGCGGCAACGGGCCAATCCTACGTCCTCGTCGGCGACAACGGCGCCACTCTGGTGAAAAACGTGGTGCACACCCCGCCATTGATCGTGCATCAGTCTGCCTCCCGCAATGTGATCGCACCGGGCGACAGCCTCACCCTCTCGGTGTCATCCGCCGGCACGGGCGGCACACGCACCTACCAATGGACTCGCAACGGACTGCCCATTCCCGGCGCGACCACCGACCAACTCACGCTCGCCAACGCCACGGCACTCGACAGCGGATATTACCTCGCGTCGATTACCGATCGCGACGGCACGACGGTGAGTTCTCCGATCTTCGTTAACGTCGCCCCGCTGGCCGCGCAGCTTCACGCGTGGGGCTCCGCGACCTCAGGCGCCACCACTGTGCCGCCCGGCGTCAACGATGCCACGAGCGTCGCAGCCGCCGGATCCCATGCGGTCGCTTTGCGGCAGGATGGCACCGTGATCGCGTGGGGATCGAACGTGCACGGCGAATCGACCGTCCCCGGCGATCTCTCCGGCATCGTTGCCGTCGCAGCCGGCCAAAGCCACACTCTCGCCCTTCGTCAGGACGGAGTCGTGGTTGCTTGGGGCGACAACTCGCACAGCCAGTGTGCTGTGCCTGCCGGATTGAAACCAGTGGTCGCGGTCGCCGCCGGCGGCGACCAGTCCCTCGCCTTGCAGTCGGACGGCACCATAGCGACCTGGGGCCTCACCTATCCCAATCAGATCGCGGCTCTGGCTGGAGTGACCGATGTGATAGCAATCGCCGCGGGGTCCGACCACGCGCTCGCCCTCCGCGCCAACGGCTCGATCATCGCCTGGGGCGACACGACCACCGACTCCGCCCTCCGCACGCTGACACCACCGCCGGCCTCTCCCGCGGTGAAAGCGCTGGCCGCGAGCGGGCACCATTCTATTTTCCTGCGGGCGGACGGAACGATCGCAACGACCGGCGATACCGCCTCGGGCCAGGGCAACGTGCCGAGCATCTCCGCGCCGATCATCGCCGTGGCTGCCGGCAACGGCCACAATCTCGCTCTCGACTCGACCGGACGCCTAGTCGCCTGGGGCTCCAACGCCGCACACGAATCGAACGTGCCGACTTGGTTGTCCGAGACCTGGGCGGCGGCAGCCGGCGACCAGTTCAGCATCGCCCTGCGCGTCGCGACCAACGATTCGCCCCCGGCAATTTCCAGCTCCCCCACCCGGCAATACGCCGCGAACGGCGGAACCGTCACCTTCACCGTGATCGCTTCAGGCAGCGGCGAGTTGACGTATCGCTGGGAAAGGCGCGATTCCACCATCGCCGACTCCGTCGAGACACTCAGCGACAACGCCACTTACTCCGGCACTTCAACGAATGCCCTCACCATCACCGGAGTATCGTCCGCGACCGAGAAATACCGGTTCTCCTGCTATGTCTCCAATCGCGTCGGCACCCAGCAGAGCGGCTCCGGAGACGTGCGGATTATCACGGCTCCGACGGTCACTCTCGCATCGTCCCTTTCCGCGGCCCTCGGCGGCAACGCGCAACTCTCCGCCTCTGTCGGAAGCCTCGCACCGACGACTTTCCAATGGAAGCGCGACGGCGTCGAAATCCCCGGTGCCACGCAGCCGACCCTGAACTTGGTCGGACTCACGAGTGCCGACTCAGGGGCCTACACTCTCACCGCCACCAACCCAGCGGGCAGCGTCACTTCCGCGCCGCTGAATTTCACCGCCGCTCCCGCTTATGGCGTTACCTCCGCCTCCGCCGGAAGCGCCCACAGTGTCTTCGTTCGCTACGATCACACCCTGTGGGGCATGGGCAGCAACAATTACAACGTGCTGTCTCCGTCCTTCGTCTCGTCCCTCTACCCCTGGCCCGTTCGGCTGGCGACCGAAGTCCTCCAGGCCGCTGCCGGCGATGGCTACACCGCCATCGTGGGCACTGATCATTCGCTCGGCTGGATCGGTCGCGGCTTCCCGACCGACACCGGTTCAGGCTCGACCTCCGTTTATCTCCAGCGCCACGCCATCGACACCGGCGTCGAATTCGTCTCCGCCGCCAGCACTCACCTCGTCTACCTCAAGACCGACGGCACCGCGTGGGCCTTCGGCCGCAACGATCGCGGCCAGCTCGGCACGGGCAACACGAGCACCCCATCCAATCCGGTCTCGCTCGCCTCCGGAGTCCGCAGTGTCCTCGCTGCCGGCAAATCGACGTTCATCGTCAAACTGGACGGCACGCTCTGGGCCTGCGGCGACAATCAGTCCGGGCAACTAGGCACAGGCGACACCGTGGGAGCGGTTTCACTCCGACAAATCGCCACCAACGTCACCGCCGTCGCCGCCGGCGATTTGCATACCGTGTTCCTCAAGGCCGACGGCTCGCTCTGGGGCATGGGGCACAATTTTTCCGGCGAGCTCGGACCGAACGTTCCCCGCACTGTGATTCAAAACTACGTCGCCGGCCCCCCGCAGGCGACGCCCGTGCAGCTCGCCAGCAACGTCACCCAAATCGCGGCCGGCCCCTACATCACCCTCTACCGCTTGGCGGACGGAACGACTTGGGCCACGGGCCGGAACGCCGACAGTCAGCTCGGCGACGGCACATCCACCACCCCCGCGACGCCCGTCTCAGTCACTGGCGGAAATCTCTCCGTTTCCTCCATCGGCACGGCTCAAACCTTGATGGTCCGGGCGAACGGAGAACTTTGGAGCAACGGACTGAATCTGAATGCCGAACTCGGGGACGGCACCACCGACCGCCGCAACAGCCCGGTGCGGATCGCCGGCGGGCCGCTCGCCCTCGTCGACGTTCCCAGCATCTCCTCCTCGCCGCAATCCGTGATCGTCGCACCCGGCCAGTCCGCCACCTTCTCGGTCAGCGCCACCAGCGCCGCCACGCTCACCTATCAATGGCGAAGAAACCAGGTTCCGCTCTCCGGCGCCCAAAGCGCCACGCTCACGCTCAGCCAAGTCGGCACCGGTGATGCCGGTGCCTACGACGTCGTGGTCGGAAACGGCGCCAACTCCGTCACCAGCGCCGCAGCCACCCTGAAACTCGCGCAGACACTGACCTTCGCACCGCCCGTCGATCTTCATTTCACCCTCGACCCCGTCAGCCTCAGCGCTTCCTCCGATTCCGGTTTGCCGGTCACTCTCGCCCTCACCTCCGGTCCCGCCAGTTGGGACGGCTCTCAACTGCACCTGACCGGCATCGGCACGGTCACGATCCAAGCGACCCAGAACGGCAACGAAATCTGGGCCGCGGCCGCACCGATCACGCGATCATTCGCCTCACTTTCCTCGTTCGCATCGTGGCAACTCGCGACCTTCGGCACCAATGACGCCGCCGTCGCCGGGCCGAATATCGCCCCGGCGCGCGATGGATTGACCAATCTGCTCCGCTACGCGCTCGGCTTGCCCGCCGGCACCGCCGCCTTGCCTGCCCTGCCCACAGTGAGCAAAACGGAAACGGAGTGGGTCTACCGCTTCACCAAACCCGTCAGCGTGACCGACGTGACGGTCGTCGTGGAGGTCTCGACCGACATGGTCCATTGGACCCCGCGCGACGCCCAAGTCTCCTCAGACGGAACGACCGAAACCTGGACCGTCACTTGCCCCACCACTCAGCCCTGCGCGTTTTTCCGCGTGCGGGTGGATGCCGCTTGGTAG